One region of Parerythrobacter jejuensis genomic DNA includes:
- the lptF gene encoding LPS export ABC transporter permease LptF, whose protein sequence is MFKFIPSIDRYILRLVIVPMMGVFVLAASLLLLDKMLRLFDFVAVEGGPIGVVFKMLGALIPEYASLAIPLGLLLGILLAFRKLATSSELDVFRAVGLGYMRLLRVPYIITGVLVAVNVALVFYVQPVSRYYYEQLEYELRSGALGASIKVGEFTTLADRMALRIEESEDNGRQLKGIFARVANEQGQVLSISAREGSFLATSDSPDTIILRLSDGTIVQDTGSRSPRVLSFTRHDLPIDLPAIEEFRDRGDAEREYILPELLRIGWDRNETVEKQNASQASFNFRLVEVVMMLLMPLLAVALAIPPKRSTSALGVFVSIIMVVSYHKINQYGEDVAALGRVDPIIALWGPFVLFAALILWMYWTVAHKPGGQPIGALETASAKLGKRIGKLFKRKRGRADAFVAPDAEPAE, encoded by the coding sequence GTGTTCAAATTCATCCCCTCCATTGATCGCTATATCCTGCGGCTCGTCATCGTCCCGATGATGGGTGTGTTTGTGCTGGCGGCCTCGTTGCTGCTGCTCGACAAGATGTTGCGGCTGTTCGATTTCGTCGCGGTCGAAGGCGGACCCATCGGTGTCGTTTTCAAGATGCTCGGCGCATTGATCCCTGAATATGCGAGCCTGGCGATCCCGCTTGGCCTGTTGCTCGGCATCCTCCTCGCCTTCCGCAAGCTGGCGACATCAAGCGAACTGGACGTCTTCCGCGCCGTTGGCCTCGGATATATGAGGCTCTTGCGCGTGCCCTATATCATCACCGGCGTTTTGGTGGCGGTGAATGTGGCGCTGGTCTTTTATGTCCAGCCGGTCAGCCGGTATTACTACGAGCAGCTCGAATATGAATTGCGCTCGGGCGCGCTGGGAGCCTCGATCAAGGTCGGCGAATTCACCACACTGGCCGACCGGATGGCGCTGCGGATCGAGGAAAGCGAAGACAATGGCCGACAATTGAAAGGCATCTTTGCCCGCGTCGCGAATGAGCAGGGGCAGGTACTCTCGATCAGCGCGCGCGAAGGATCCTTCCTCGCCACCAGCGACAGCCCCGATACGATCATCCTGCGCCTGTCAGACGGCACAATCGTCCAGGATACCGGCAGCCGTTCACCGCGGGTGCTCAGTTTCACCCGCCACGATTTGCCGATCGACTTGCCCGCCATCGAGGAATTCCGCGATCGCGGCGATGCGGAGCGTGAATATATCCTGCCCGAATTGTTGCGGATCGGCTGGGACCGGAACGAGACTGTCGAGAAACAGAATGCCAGCCAGGCCAGCTTCAACTTCAGGCTGGTCGAAGTGGTGATGATGCTGCTGATGCCCTTGCTCGCAGTGGCCCTGGCGATCCCGCCCAAACGATCGACCAGCGCGCTCGGCGTGTTTGTCTCGATCATCATGGTGGTGAGCTATCACAAGATAAACCAGTATGGAGAGGACGTGGCCGCGCTGGGCCGGGTCGATCCGATCATCGCCCTGTGGGGGCCCTTCGTGTTGTTCGCAGCGCTGATCCTGTGGATGTATTGGACCGTCGCCCACAAGCCGGGCGGCCAGCCCATCGGTGCTCTGGAAACCGCATCGGCGAAACTGGGCAAGAGGATCGGCAAGCTGTTCAAACGCAAGCGTGGCCGGGCCGATGCCTTTGTTGCACCCGATGCCGAACCGGCCGAGTAA
- a CDS encoding fatty acid desaturase family protein yields the protein MTMQHTLDAAETARLQAQGGWHAQLPDDKAMLRAARDLTKDLGEARGAIYWPDMLVSAGIGYAAIAGAILVSGIGVKIALGIVASLALYRALMFIHELTHIHKSSLPGFRLGWNLLVGIPLLTPSFMYEGVHTLHHKRTQYGTIEDPEYLPLALMKPWSLPAFVLVALLAPLALVIRSAILVPLGAVLPPVRRFVWQRFSSLSINPDFRRKPPEGAMKRRVFWQELGVFVWSWALIGSTFVFGWAPLLTAFVILSVTALLNQLRTLVAHLWENEGEAMTVTAQFLDSVNVPPPGPVAEIWAPVGLRYHALHHLMPSMPYHDLPEAHRRLNAELGDGSTYQGANHPGMFPLVARIAKSTMTRGRARA from the coding sequence ATGACGATGCAACACACCCTCGACGCCGCAGAGACGGCACGCTTGCAAGCCCAGGGTGGCTGGCATGCGCAATTGCCCGATGACAAGGCGATGCTGCGCGCCGCGCGCGATCTGACCAAGGATCTGGGCGAGGCGCGGGGAGCCATATACTGGCCTGACATGCTGGTCTCGGCCGGGATCGGCTATGCCGCCATTGCAGGGGCCATTCTGGTATCCGGCATCGGAGTGAAAATCGCCTTGGGAATTGTCGCGTCGCTGGCACTCTACCGCGCCCTGATGTTCATTCACGAACTGACCCATATCCACAAATCATCGCTGCCCGGCTTCCGCTTGGGATGGAACCTGTTGGTGGGCATTCCCCTGCTGACGCCATCTTTCATGTATGAAGGGGTGCACACGCTGCATCACAAGCGCACGCAATATGGTACGATCGAGGATCCCGAATATCTGCCGCTTGCGCTGATGAAGCCGTGGAGCCTTCCGGCCTTTGTTCTCGTGGCCTTGCTGGCGCCGCTCGCGCTGGTCATTCGCTCGGCGATCCTGGTGCCCCTGGGGGCCGTCCTGCCGCCCGTCAGGCGCTTTGTATGGCAGCGTTTCTCGTCGCTTTCGATCAATCCCGACTTCCGTCGCAAGCCGCCCGAAGGCGCAATGAAACGCCGCGTGTTCTGGCAGGAGCTGGGCGTTTTCGTGTGGTCGTGGGCCCTGATCGGAAGCACCTTCGTCTTCGGCTGGGCTCCACTCCTGACTGCTTTCGTGATCCTGTCCGTAACGGCGCTACTCAACCAGTTGCGGACCTTGGTGGCGCATTTGTGGGAGAATGAGGGCGAGGCGATGACAGTGACGGCGCAGTTCCTCGACAGCGTCAATGTCCCTCCGCCAGGGCCGGTTGCGGAAATCTGGGCTCCGGTAGGCCTGCGCTATCACGCGCTACATCACCTGATGCCCTCCATGCCGTATCACGACCTGCCCGAAGCGCATCGGCGCTTGAATGCCGAACTCGGCGATGGATCGACCTATCAGGGCGCAAACCATCCGGGCATGTTTCCGCTGGTAGCCCGGATCGCCAAGAGCACGATGACGCGCGGCCGCGCCCGCGCCTGA
- a CDS encoding winged helix-turn-helix domain-containing protein, giving the protein MTGTGDVLPRQIGVGPLTLDLFHRDAQIGTRWLGLFPREFALLWRLAESPGQRLDRMTLLADVWRLDHDPETNRLEVHVARLRAKLHDYRLAGIIVTDPAGGYRLESEVTWPGHSTTSFQDEGLDSYLRIGNDPAKADSGDGTDDIPHQRAGINHPRR; this is encoded by the coding sequence GTGACTGGCACAGGCGATGTGCTGCCTCGACAGATAGGCGTTGGCCCGCTGACCCTCGACCTCTTTCACCGGGATGCGCAAATCGGCACCCGCTGGCTTGGGCTTTTCCCGCGCGAATTTGCTCTTCTCTGGCGGCTTGCAGAATCGCCGGGCCAAAGGCTCGACCGGATGACCTTGCTGGCCGATGTCTGGCGGCTGGATCACGATCCGGAAACAAATCGGCTAGAAGTCCATGTGGCGCGATTGCGCGCCAAGCTGCACGACTACCGCCTCGCTGGCATCATTGTGACGGACCCTGCAGGCGGATACCGCCTTGAGTCCGAAGTGACCTGGCCCGGCCATTCGACTACATCCTTCCAAGATGAGGGGCTGGACAGCTATCTTCGCATCGGTAACGATCCGGCCAAAGCAGACTCAGGAGACGGAACAGATGACATTCCCCACCAGCGAGCGGGTATCAATCACCCTCGAAGATAA
- a CDS encoding crotonase/enoyl-CoA hydratase family protein, whose protein sequence is MTFPTSERVSITLEDNGVAQVRLTRPDKMNALDPDMFDAIIAAGKALHGAKGVRAIVLAGEGPSFCAGLDTSSFGREPDPNEPGLTDRVFGDSNKFQQVATQWRKMPVPVVAAIHGVCFGGGMQIASGADIRVVTPDARMAIMELKWGLVPDMGGYQLWRGLVRDDVLRELVYTNRQFSGEEAKEYGLATHVEADPLAKATEIASTIADRNPHAIQAAKRLHNAMLDVTGQEMLVEESVEQAAIMRTPNQVEAVMAGMAKRAANYEEV, encoded by the coding sequence ATGACATTCCCCACCAGCGAGCGGGTATCAATCACCCTCGAAGATAATGGCGTTGCGCAGGTCCGGCTAACCCGGCCAGACAAGATGAACGCTCTGGATCCGGACATGTTCGACGCGATTATCGCTGCCGGCAAGGCGCTCCACGGGGCCAAAGGCGTGCGTGCGATCGTGTTGGCCGGGGAAGGGCCATCCTTCTGTGCCGGCCTGGATACGTCCAGCTTCGGCCGTGAGCCAGATCCGAACGAGCCTGGCCTGACCGACCGCGTGTTCGGCGATTCTAACAAGTTCCAGCAGGTTGCGACCCAATGGCGCAAGATGCCGGTGCCAGTCGTGGCGGCGATCCATGGCGTGTGCTTCGGTGGCGGCATGCAAATCGCCAGTGGTGCCGATATTCGCGTGGTGACCCCCGATGCACGCATGGCGATTATGGAACTGAAATGGGGCCTCGTCCCCGATATGGGCGGCTACCAATTGTGGCGCGGGCTGGTGCGTGATGATGTCCTGCGTGAACTCGTTTACACCAATCGCCAGTTCAGCGGTGAGGAGGCCAAGGAATATGGCCTCGCGACCCATGTCGAAGCTGACCCTCTGGCCAAGGCGACCGAGATCGCAAGCACTATTGCAGACCGCAACCCGCATGCGATCCAGGCGGCCAAACGACTGCACAATGCGATGCTGGACGTAACCGGCCAGGAAATGCTGGTGGAAGAAAGCGTCGAACAGGCGGCCATCATGCGCACCCCAAACCAGGTCGAGGCTGTGATGGCCGGTATGGCCAAAAGGGCAGCGAATTACGAAGAGGTGTGA
- a CDS encoding JAB domain-containing protein yields the protein MGAHTTILRDHLPPRGRTPTGGAIADPSNPIFLRYLHGRFENAGEERLHVVYCDQSQRYLYDETHVIGGPHSLTLRARPLVERALDVGAAGLIMAHNHLSGVCRPSEQDIVATRRLQELGSALELRLIDHLIFTRQRVFSMMAGGLL from the coding sequence ATGGGAGCCCACACGACCATCTTGCGGGACCATCTTCCGCCGCGCGGGCGAACTCCGACAGGAGGCGCAATCGCCGATCCGTCCAATCCGATTTTCCTGCGCTATCTCCATGGCCGGTTTGAAAACGCAGGAGAGGAGCGGTTGCATGTCGTCTATTGCGATCAATCGCAACGCTATCTCTACGACGAAACCCATGTCATTGGCGGTCCGCATTCATTGACCTTGCGTGCCAGGCCTCTGGTAGAGCGTGCGCTCGATGTGGGTGCGGCCGGCTTGATCATGGCGCATAATCATCTTTCGGGCGTGTGCCGCCCCAGCGAGCAGGACATCGTCGCGACGCGACGTTTACAGGAATTGGGAAGCGCGCTGGAGCTTAGACTGATCGATCACCTCATCTTCACCCGCCAACGGGTGTTCAGCATGATGGCGGGCGGCCTATTGTGA
- a CDS encoding phasin family protein: MADNATSKIDAAAEKAYAEAAAKKVETATVAKAVAADPKPAAKVAEVAKAVKAPAKKKTATKKKAAKKAAPKKVAAKKTAARKPAVKKVAAKKAAPKKTAAARKAAPATSTVTKLKDTIMAKADTTKMTETAKTMAADAQTRIKGAYTKGTEVVGDVVEFNKHNLEAVVESGKVLANGMQGMAREGLEDTKKAAEQVTEDVKLMAAVKSPTELMKLQGDLARRNFDAAMAYSSKSTEAWLKLANEAFAPISSRVSEAREVLSKAA; the protein is encoded by the coding sequence ATGGCAGACAACGCCACGAGCAAAATCGATGCTGCTGCTGAAAAGGCCTACGCCGAAGCAGCTGCCAAGAAGGTAGAAACCGCCACGGTCGCAAAGGCTGTCGCCGCGGACCCGAAGCCTGCTGCCAAGGTCGCTGAAGTGGCCAAGGCTGTGAAGGCTCCTGCCAAGAAGAAGACTGCGACCAAAAAGAAGGCCGCCAAGAAAGCTGCTCCGAAAAAGGTTGCAGCCAAAAAGACCGCTGCCCGCAAGCCTGCCGTCAAGAAGGTAGCTGCGAAGAAGGCCGCGCCGAAGAAAACTGCTGCAGCCAGGAAGGCTGCTCCCGCAACATCCACTGTTACCAAGCTTAAGGACACTATCATGGCCAAAGCCGACACCACCAAGATGACCGAAACCGCCAAGACCATGGCTGCCGACGCACAGACCCGCATCAAGGGTGCGTACACCAAGGGTACCGAAGTTGTTGGCGACGTGGTCGAATTCAACAAGCACAACCTCGAAGCCGTCGTTGAATCGGGCAAGGTCCTCGCCAATGGCATGCAGGGCATGGCACGCGAAGGCCTCGAAGACACGAAGAAGGCTGCCGAGCAGGTTACCGAAGACGTGAAGCTGATGGCTGCCGTCAAGTCGCCGACCGAACTGATGAAGCTGCAGGGTGACCTCGCCCGTCGCAACTTCGACGCTGCCATGGCTTACAGCTCCAAGAGCACCGAAGCATGGCTGAAGCTTGCCAACGAAGCTTTCGCGCCGATTTCGAGCCGCGTCAGCGAAGCTCGCGAAGTGCTGTCGAAAGCTGCCTAA
- the lptG gene encoding LPS export ABC transporter permease LptG: MHLDFFPSRTLTLYLAKMFIVRILAVLVMLVLVLLMLDLLSTSGEILAVEGNGQSELMTYAGLRIPQLMQRFLPYSVLLATIIALITLNQNSEVIAMKAAGLSAHQVLAPLLLTAGLVALVSFGFNERIVTRSTATLKAWEATEFGKVPEESDVKANVYLTDGTNILTARTVTGRGADIRLGDVTWYRRAPNGQIVEQVRASNARFVAPGWQLENPQSFDVGTASSSTASERVVGEGLTPAQIELEAIDPDATPFWILTASIDAYEAVGKRTAELRAKWWHKISGPLSAFLMPLLGAVAAFGLARSGQLFVRAIIGMALGFAYFVVDNAALAMGSFGGYPPFLAAWAPFFLFLLVGETVLVRTEE; the protein is encoded by the coding sequence ATGCATCTCGACTTTTTCCCTTCGCGGACTCTGACGCTCTATCTGGCGAAGATGTTCATTGTCCGCATCCTTGCGGTGCTGGTGATGCTTGTCCTGGTCCTCCTGATGCTGGACCTGCTGTCGACCAGCGGTGAAATCCTGGCGGTGGAGGGCAACGGGCAAAGCGAGCTGATGACCTATGCCGGTTTGCGCATCCCGCAGCTGATGCAGCGGTTCCTGCCCTACTCTGTGCTGTTGGCGACGATTATCGCGCTCATCACACTCAACCAGAACAGCGAAGTGATCGCGATGAAAGCAGCGGGCCTGTCTGCGCATCAGGTCCTTGCCCCGCTGCTCCTGACCGCGGGCCTTGTCGCCCTGGTCAGCTTTGGTTTCAACGAGCGTATCGTGACCCGCTCGACCGCCACGCTCAAAGCATGGGAGGCGACCGAGTTCGGCAAGGTGCCCGAGGAATCGGATGTCAAAGCCAACGTCTATCTGACCGACGGCACCAATATCCTCACCGCCCGCACAGTGACCGGACGCGGGGCCGACATCAGGCTGGGCGATGTCACCTGGTACCGGCGCGCGCCCAACGGCCAGATTGTCGAGCAAGTCAGAGCAAGCAATGCGCGTTTCGTCGCGCCGGGATGGCAGCTGGAGAACCCGCAAAGCTTCGATGTCGGCACCGCCAGTTCCTCCACCGCAAGCGAGCGTGTCGTCGGCGAAGGCCTCACACCGGCCCAGATAGAGCTCGAAGCGATCGACCCGGACGCGACCCCGTTTTGGATTCTCACCGCATCGATTGATGCCTACGAAGCCGTCGGCAAAAGGACAGCAGAACTGCGCGCCAAATGGTGGCACAAGATTTCCGGTCCGCTTTCCGCCTTCCTGATGCCGCTGCTTGGCGCAGTCGCTGCGTTCGGCCTTGCCCGTTCTGGCCAGCTATTCGTGCGTGCCATTATCGGGATGGCCTTGGGCTTTGCCTATTTCGTGGTCGACAATGCAGCGCTCGCCATGGGCAGTTTTGGCGGATACCCGCCATTCCTAGCGGCGTGGGCACCCTTCTTCCTGTTCCTGCTGGTGGGCGAAACTGTTTTGGTCCGGACCGAGGAATGA
- a CDS encoding PHA/PHB synthase family protein, protein MTDPKDPTGAFSKLFELQEEASKAVFGQLMPGTPPVLPNVADAGEWAQNSAKLQAMWLKFQAEQAAKIPSQLPDPAKWMSFLDSFHKRMPMVKPEAQMQFWGDAMNLWKGVLGQFGGSGFDLSATDSATLPRSDKRFRDERWQNNPVFALIHQTYLLMAEQLEGVVESLDGVDAEKREQLQFAVKAVVDALSPSNFAATNPIVLERTIETKGANLVKGMEHMLTDMRRGQLTHTDPDAFKLGENIAVSPGKVVHETKMYQLIQYAPSTGDVLKVPLVIFPPWINRFYILDLNPKKSFIRWAVEQGLTVFVVSWKSADSSMKNVVWDDYIRSQIEAIDHIRSRLKVPDVHTIGYCVAGTTLAATLAILAKRGEQGKVMSATFFTAQVDFEKAGELLHFIDDNQIKAIEAMSGEGYLDGRYMAAAFNLLRGTDLIWNYVVNNYLLGEDYPAFDLLHWNGDVTNLPAKWHKDYLQQLYRDNLLVKPGALTADNTPIDLGEVSVPTYVQAGKEDHIAPAESVWKIRDHFTGPLKFVLAGSGHIAGVVNPPESGKYQYWLNDDPGVESLEAFREGAEEHPGSWWPDWIDWIRQQSSDTVKANGKRNPGATKADPVIEDAPGRYVAAR, encoded by the coding sequence ATGACCGACCCCAAAGACCCCACCGGCGCGTTTTCCAAACTGTTCGAGCTGCAGGAAGAAGCCTCCAAGGCAGTATTCGGGCAATTGATGCCGGGCACGCCGCCGGTCCTTCCCAATGTTGCCGACGCGGGCGAATGGGCCCAAAATAGTGCCAAACTTCAGGCCATGTGGCTGAAGTTCCAGGCCGAGCAGGCAGCCAAGATCCCTTCGCAATTGCCCGATCCGGCCAAATGGATGTCGTTCCTCGACAGCTTTCACAAACGGATGCCGATGGTGAAGCCCGAGGCGCAGATGCAGTTCTGGGGCGATGCGATGAACCTGTGGAAGGGCGTGCTGGGCCAGTTCGGCGGATCCGGCTTTGACCTGTCTGCGACCGACAGCGCCACTCTGCCCCGATCGGACAAGAGGTTTCGTGACGAGCGCTGGCAGAACAATCCGGTCTTCGCGCTGATCCACCAGACCTATCTGCTGATGGCAGAACAGCTGGAAGGGGTGGTCGAGAGCCTCGATGGTGTTGACGCGGAAAAGCGTGAGCAATTGCAGTTCGCGGTGAAGGCCGTGGTCGATGCACTGAGCCCGTCCAACTTTGCGGCGACCAATCCCATCGTTCTGGAACGGACGATAGAGACCAAGGGCGCCAATCTGGTCAAGGGCATGGAGCATATGCTGACCGATATGCGCCGCGGCCAGCTGACTCACACCGATCCTGACGCTTTCAAGCTGGGCGAGAACATCGCCGTTTCCCCCGGCAAGGTCGTCCATGAAACCAAGATGTACCAGCTGATCCAGTATGCGCCCTCGACCGGCGACGTGCTGAAAGTGCCGCTGGTGATCTTCCCGCCGTGGATTAACCGGTTCTATATCCTCGACCTCAATCCAAAGAAGAGCTTCATCCGCTGGGCGGTCGAGCAGGGGCTGACCGTGTTCGTGGTCAGCTGGAAGTCAGCCGACAGTTCAATGAAGAATGTGGTCTGGGACGATTACATTCGCAGCCAGATCGAGGCGATCGATCATATCCGTTCGCGTTTGAAAGTGCCCGACGTCCATACGATCGGCTATTGCGTGGCCGGCACCACACTCGCCGCCACCCTGGCGATCCTTGCCAAGCGCGGGGAGCAGGGCAAGGTAATGAGTGCGACATTCTTCACCGCACAGGTGGATTTCGAGAAAGCAGGCGAGTTGCTGCACTTCATCGATGACAACCAGATCAAGGCGATCGAGGCGATGTCGGGCGAAGGATATCTCGACGGTCGCTATATGGCGGCAGCCTTCAATCTGCTGCGCGGCACCGACCTGATCTGGAACTATGTCGTCAACAACTACCTGCTGGGCGAAGATTACCCGGCCTTTGACCTGCTGCATTGGAATGGCGACGTCACCAATCTGCCTGCCAAGTGGCACAAGGATTACTTGCAGCAGCTTTATCGCGACAACTTGCTAGTGAAGCCGGGCGCATTGACGGCGGACAATACGCCCATCGACCTCGGCGAAGTCTCCGTCCCTACGTATGTCCAGGCCGGCAAGGAAGACCATATTGCCCCGGCCGAAAGCGTCTGGAAGATCCGCGACCATTTCACCGGGCCCCTCAAATTCGTGCTGGCCGGATCGGGCCATATTGCCGGCGTGGTCAATCCGCCCGAAAGCGGCAAGTACCAATACTGGCTCAACGATGATCCCGGCGTTGAGTCGCTCGAGGCGTTTCGGGAAGGGGCCGAAGAGCATCCGGGTAGCTGGTGGCCGGACTGGATCGACTGGATCCGCCAGCAAAGCAGCGACACAGTGAAAGCAAATGGGAAGCGCAATCCGGGTGCGACCAAGGCAGATCCGGTGATCGAAGATGCCCCCGGCCGCTATGTTGCAGCGCGATAG
- a CDS encoding GNAT family N-acetyltransferase has translation MSDWSIRLARPGDADALPAVEMAAGTLFATLPDLAEFAGNHAISAERHRKLIARGHCLVALAQDAPIGFVATQPFQRELHVWEVSVHPDFQQRGIGATLMRACMIDARNAGFVALTLTTFRDVPWNGPFYEQIGFEEVTALDAHPRLAAELAEEADNGMPADRRIAMIKFLD, from the coding sequence ATGAGCGACTGGTCCATCCGCCTTGCGCGGCCCGGGGATGCAGACGCTTTGCCCGCCGTGGAAATGGCTGCAGGGACATTGTTTGCCACTCTGCCCGATCTCGCGGAATTTGCTGGAAACCACGCCATCTCGGCTGAGCGGCATCGCAAGCTGATCGCCAGGGGTCACTGCCTGGTGGCGCTGGCGCAAGACGCGCCGATCGGCTTTGTGGCGACCCAGCCTTTCCAGCGAGAGCTGCATGTTTGGGAAGTATCGGTCCATCCCGATTTCCAGCAACGCGGGATCGGCGCCACCTTGATGCGCGCGTGCATGATCGACGCGCGCAATGCCGGGTTTGTCGCGCTGACCCTGACGACATTTCGCGATGTGCCCTGGAACGGCCCGTTTTACGAACAGATCGGGTTCGAGGAAGTCACCGCGCTGGATGCCCATCCACGCCTTGCCGCAGAACTGGCGGAGGAGGCGGATAACGGCATGCCTGCCGACCGCCGGATCGCAATGATCAAGTTTCTCGACTGA
- the clpS gene encoding ATP-dependent Clp protease adapter ClpS, translated as MIDHSLLSDPALHPAGAGDDDAQGGDGDSDTEIGIATKTRAKPKKPSQYKVLMLNDDYTPMEFVVLVLKRFFRMDMDQATQVMLHVHQKGVGVCGIFPYEVAETKVNQVMDFAKQNQHPLQCTLEKA; from the coding sequence ATGATTGATCATTCCCTCCTTTCCGATCCCGCGCTGCACCCGGCTGGCGCTGGCGATGATGATGCCCAGGGGGGCGACGGTGATTCCGATACCGAGATCGGCATCGCAACCAAGACGCGGGCCAAGCCAAAGAAGCCGAGCCAGTACAAGGTGCTGATGCTGAATGACGATTACACCCCGATGGAATTCGTGGTGCTGGTACTCAAACGGTTCTTCCGGATGGATATGGACCAAGCGACGCAAGTGATGCTGCATGTCCACCAAAAGGGCGTCGGTGTTTGCGGTATCTTCCCCTATGAAGTGGCCGAAACGAAGGTGAATCAGGTCATGGATTTCGCCAAGCAGAACCAGCATCCGCTCCAGTGCACCCTGGAAAAAGCGTAA
- a CDS encoding LL-diaminopimelate aminotransferase yields MDTDFYRMKRLPPYVIAEVNAMRHAARQAGEDIIDLGMGNPDRPPPQHVIDKLCEVAMKPDAHGYSQSRGIPGLRKAQANYYGNRFGVDIDPESEVVVTLGSKEGLASLATAITAPGDVILAPNPSYPIHTFGFILAGATIRAVPTTPDEAYWKALESAMAFTVPRPSVLVVNYPSNPTAEVVDLAFYERLVAWAKENQVWILSDLAYSELYFDGNPTPSILQVPGAKDVAVEFTTLSKTYSMAGWRMGFAVGNKQLIAAMTRVKSYIDYGAFTPIQAAACAALNGPQDVVEENRQIYHKRRDVMVEAFARAGWAIPAPPASMFAWAPVPPELAHLGSLEFSKQLLTEAKVAVAPGVGYGEEGEGFVRIAMVENEQRLRQAARNIKRYLSSNGVQPEST; encoded by the coding sequence ATGGATACCGATTTCTACCGCATGAAGCGCCTGCCGCCATACGTGATCGCCGAAGTGAACGCGATGCGACATGCGGCGCGCCAGGCGGGTGAAGACATTATCGATCTGGGTATGGGCAATCCCGATCGTCCGCCTCCGCAGCATGTGATCGACAAATTATGCGAAGTGGCGATGAAGCCCGATGCGCATGGATATTCGCAATCGCGCGGCATTCCCGGCCTGCGCAAGGCCCAGGCCAATTATTACGGCAATCGATTCGGAGTGGACATCGACCCTGAAAGCGAGGTCGTCGTTACTCTTGGATCGAAAGAAGGACTGGCCAGCCTTGCCACTGCAATCACTGCGCCTGGTGACGTGATCCTGGCACCCAACCCATCCTATCCGATCCATACATTCGGCTTCATCCTGGCGGGCGCTACGATCCGGGCCGTGCCGACCACACCCGACGAAGCCTATTGGAAGGCGTTGGAAAGCGCGATGGCCTTCACTGTGCCGCGGCCCAGCGTGCTGGTGGTCAATTATCCGTCCAATCCGACCGCAGAAGTTGTCGACCTCGCATTCTATGAACGCCTGGTTGCTTGGGCGAAGGAGAACCAGGTCTGGATCCTGTCCGACCTTGCTTATTCCGAGCTGTATTTTGACGGCAATCCAACCCCGTCGATCTTGCAGGTGCCTGGTGCCAAGGATGTCGCGGTCGAGTTTACGACCTTGTCAAAAACCTACTCCATGGCCGGCTGGCGGATGGGTTTTGCAGTCGGCAACAAGCAGCTGATCGCGGCCATGACGCGGGTAAAAAGCTATATCGACTATGGTGCCTTCACCCCGATCCAGGCGGCTGCCTGCGCGGCCCTCAATGGTCCGCAAGATGTGGTTGAAGAGAACCGGCAGATTTATCACAAGCGGCGCGACGTGATGGTCGAAGCGTTTGCGCGGGCCGGCTGGGCTATCCCAGCGCCGCCGGCATCGATGTTTGCCTGGGCACCCGTCCCGCCTGAGCTCGCTCATCTGGGCAGCCTCGAATTCTCCAAGCAATTGCTGACCGAAGCCAAAGTCGCCGTGGCGCCCGGCGTGGGCTACGGTGAAGAGGGCGAGGGCTTTGTGAGAATAGCCATGGTCGAGAACGAGCAGAGGCTCCGACAGGCTGCCCGCAATATCAAACGCTACCTGTCATCGAACGGCGTGCAGCCCGAATCCACCTGA